The Streptococcus sp. 29896 genome includes a region encoding these proteins:
- a CDS encoding sucrose-6-phosphate hydrolase, whose translation MAFTTEERYRAYADWSPEYIEKIKKNTESSPWRTNFHIETPHGLLNDPNGFSYFNGKWTLFYQYFPFGAAHGLKSWVHTESTDLVHFEETGTVLYPDTPLDSHGAYSGSAMEFGDKLFLFYTGNVRDENWVRHPYQIGALMDKDGKIEKIDKILIDQPEDTTDHFRDPQIFNYKGQYYAIVGGQNLDKKGIVKLYKAENNDYLNWTLIGDLDFANDMTAYMMECPNIAFVGDQPILLYCPQGLDKEVLDYGNIYPNMYKIGQSFDPENATIVEPGELINLDYGFECYATQAFNAPDGRTLSVSWLALPDVEYPTDAFDYQGCLSLVKELTIKDGKLYQYPVEAITSLRTEAQPFSNQETTNNVYELDLTIPANSKTELVLFANKENKGLTLTLDTENGIITVDRKDCGQAFALDFGTSRSCSIDKAETSASIFIDKSVFEIFINKGEKVFSGRVFPDADQTGIAITAGNPTGTYYHLDYGRKTN comes from the coding sequence ATGGCTTTTACAACCGAAGAGCGCTACCGAGCTTATGCTGACTGGTCGCCAGAATACATCGAAAAAATCAAGAAAAACACAGAAAGCTCCCCTTGGAGAACCAACTTCCACATCGAAACACCGCACGGTCTTTTAAACGACCCAAATGGTTTTTCCTATTTTAATGGAAAATGGACCTTGTTCTATCAGTACTTCCCATTTGGTGCTGCCCACGGCTTGAAATCTTGGGTTCATACTGAATCAACTGACTTGGTGCACTTTGAAGAGACAGGTACAGTCTTGTATCCCGATACGCCACTCGATAGCCACGGTGCCTACTCTGGCTCTGCCATGGAGTTTGGCGACAAGCTCTTCCTCTTCTATACTGGAAATGTTCGTGATGAAAACTGGGTCCGCCACCCTTACCAAATCGGCGCCCTAATGGACAAGGACGGCAAGATTGAGAAGATTGACAAAATCTTAATTGACCAGCCTGAGGACACAACCGATCACTTCCGCGATCCACAAATCTTTAACTACAAGGGGCAGTATTATGCCATTGTTGGTGGACAGAATCTGGATAAAAAAGGGATTGTCAAACTCTATAAGGCTGAAAACAATGACTACCTAAACTGGACCTTGATCGGTGACTTGGATTTTGCCAATGATATGACAGCCTACATGATGGAATGCCCAAATATTGCTTTCGTCGGCGACCAACCTATCCTTCTCTACTGCCCACAAGGGTTGGATAAAGAAGTCTTGGACTACGGCAACATCTATCCAAATATGTACAAGATTGGCCAGAGCTTTGATCCTGAAAATGCGACTATTGTTGAGCCGGGTGAGTTGATCAATCTGGACTATGGCTTTGAGTGCTATGCGACCCAAGCTTTCAACGCTCCAGATGGTCGTACCTTATCAGTCAGCTGGTTGGCCCTTCCTGATGTAGAATACCCAACCGACGCTTTTGATTACCAAGGTTGCTTGTCCTTGGTCAAAGAGCTGACAATTAAGGACGGCAAACTCTACCAGTACCCTGTCGAAGCCATCACTAGCCTTCGCACAGAAGCTCAGCCATTTTCAAACCAAGAAACAACCAATAATGTTTACGAACTAGACTTAACCATCCCTGCCAACAGCAAGACAGAGCTAGTCCTCTTTGCTAACAAGGAAAACAAAGGGCTGACTTTGACCCTAGATACTGAAAATGGTATAATAACCGTGGACCGCAAGGACTGCGGACAAGCCTTCGCTCTGGATTTTGGAACTAGCCGTTCCTGCTCTATCGACAAGGCTGAAACAAGTGCATCTATCTTCATCGACAAGTCTGTCTTTGAAATTTTCATCAACAAAGGAGAAAAAGTGTTCTCTGGACGGGTCTTCCCAGATGCTGATCAGACTGGCATTGCCATCACAGCCGGAAATCCTACTGGAACCTATTACCACTTAGACTATGGTCGCAAAACTAACTGA
- the efp gene encoding elongation factor P — translation MIEASKLRAGMTFEAEGKLIKVLDASHHKPGKGNTIMRMKLRDVRTGSTFDTTYRPDEKFEQAIIETVPAQYLYQMDDTAYFMNTETYDQYEIPVATIKEELLYILENSDVKIQFYGTEVIGVTVPTTVELVVAETQPSIKGATVTGSGKPATMETGLVVNVPDFIEAGQKLVINTAEGTYVSRA, via the coding sequence ATGATTGAAGCTAGTAAACTTAGAGCAGGTATGACCTTCGAAGCCGAAGGAAAATTGATTAAGGTTTTGGATGCAAGCCACCACAAACCAGGTAAGGGTAACACGATTATGCGTATGAAATTGCGTGATGTGCGTACAGGTTCAACTTTTGATACAACTTACCGTCCAGATGAGAAATTTGAACAAGCTATCATCGAAACTGTTCCAGCCCAATACCTTTACCAAATGGATGACACTGCTTATTTCATGAATACTGAGACTTACGACCAGTATGAAATTCCAGTTGCAACTATCAAAGAAGAATTGCTCTACATCTTGGAAAACTCAGATGTGAAAATCCAGTTCTATGGAACAGAGGTGATTGGTGTTACTGTACCAACAACTGTTGAATTGGTCGTTGCAGAAACACAACCATCTATCAAAGGTGCGACTGTAACAGGTTCAGGTAAGCCGGCTACAATGGAGACTGGTTTGGTTGTTAACGTACCAGACTTTATCGAAGCAGGTCAAAAATTGGTGATTAACACAGCAGAAGGAACTTACGTTTCTCGTGCTTAA
- a CDS encoding Asp23/Gls24 family envelope stress response protein: MTKEHQGEIIIAPRVLEVITGIAAAKVEGVHSLHNKRVADSLSKSALNRGVYLQSDDEGILTADIYVYLEYGVNVPAVSMDIQRAVKTAIRNYAEVTVAAVNIHVDGIVPDKTPKPALKDLFGEDFLDEE; encoded by the coding sequence ATGACAAAAGAACATCAAGGCGAAATCATTATTGCACCGCGCGTGCTAGAAGTTATTACAGGAATCGCTGCGGCTAAGGTGGAAGGGGTTCACTCTCTGCATAACAAACGCGTGGCAGATAGCCTCTCAAAATCAGCCTTAAACAGAGGTGTTTATCTGCAATCAGATGATGAGGGTATCTTGACAGCAGATATTTACGTTTATCTTGAATATGGAGTAAATGTTCCAGCTGTTTCAATGGATATTCAACGTGCAGTCAAAACAGCTATCCGTAACTATGCAGAAGTAACAGTGGCAGCGGTTAATATTCACGTTGATGGGATTGTTCCCGACAAGACTCCCAAGCCAGCCTTGAAAGACTTGTTTGGAGAGGATTTTTTGGATGAAGAATAA
- the nusB gene encoding transcription antitermination factor NusB — protein MKNNSRHYLRQCALQAIVSVEFGQDPVQAAQFSYVYDEEEETEGVEIPLFLLNLVTGVASHQEELDKELSTRLKAGWTLDRLTLIDKSILRLGLFEILYFEETPAKVAVNEAVEFAKQFSDQASAKFVNGVLSPFIKEEA, from the coding sequence ATGAAGAATAATTCAAGACATTACTTACGCCAGTGTGCCTTGCAGGCCATTGTTTCGGTGGAATTTGGGCAGGACCCTGTTCAGGCGGCTCAATTTTCTTACGTTTATGACGAGGAAGAAGAGACAGAAGGGGTCGAAATTCCTCTCTTCTTGCTCAATTTGGTAACAGGTGTTGCCAGCCATCAGGAGGAGTTGGACAAGGAATTATCCACTCGCTTGAAAGCAGGTTGGACCTTGGATCGTTTGACCTTGATTGATAAAAGCATCTTACGTTTGGGCTTGTTTGAAATCTTGTATTTCGAAGAAACACCAGCCAAGGTTGCAGTCAATGAAGCAGTTGAATTTGCTAAGCAATTTTCGGATCAAGCATCTGCAAAATTTGTCAACGGTGTCCTCAGTCCCTTTATCAAAGAAGAAGCCTAA
- a CDS encoding LacI family DNA-binding transcriptional regulator yields the protein MVAKLTDVAQLAGVSPTTVSRVINKKGYLSEKTVKKVQEAMKELGYKPNNLARSLQGKSAKLVGLIFPNISNVFYAELISHLESELFNRGYKTIICNSQHESEKEREYLEMLAANQVDGIISGSHNLGIKDYDRVSAPIISFDRNLSPSIPVVSSDNRGGGVLAAQMLQKAGCKRPIMITGNDDSNSPTGLRQVGFSSVFPAATVHHISSDFSPIRKEMEIKSILQSDRPDGVFVSGDLTAMLVWNIAQQLGLSIPQDLKLIGYDGTFFVETHYPQLTTIRQPLKEIAGLLVDLLIQKIDGKELKQSDYSLPISFLAGKSL from the coding sequence ATGGTCGCAAAACTAACTGATGTTGCCCAGCTAGCAGGAGTCAGCCCGACAACGGTTTCTCGTGTTATCAACAAAAAGGGCTACCTTTCTGAAAAAACTGTCAAAAAAGTCCAAGAAGCTATGAAAGAATTGGGGTACAAACCCAACAACCTAGCTCGGAGTTTACAAGGCAAGTCAGCAAAATTAGTCGGCTTGATTTTTCCAAATATCAGCAATGTCTTCTACGCAGAATTAATCAGCCACCTAGAAAGCGAACTCTTCAACCGCGGCTATAAAACCATTATCTGCAACAGCCAGCACGAGTCCGAAAAGGAAAGAGAGTACTTGGAGATGCTGGCTGCCAATCAGGTCGATGGCATTATCTCTGGCAGTCACAATCTTGGCATCAAGGACTATGATCGGGTTTCTGCTCCGATTATTTCCTTTGACCGCAACCTGTCTCCTTCTATCCCAGTCGTTTCATCCGACAACAGAGGAGGGGGCGTCTTAGCTGCCCAAATGCTACAAAAAGCTGGCTGCAAGCGACCAATTATGATCACAGGAAACGACGATTCCAATTCCCCAACGGGTTTGCGACAGGTCGGATTCTCCTCCGTCTTTCCAGCTGCGACAGTTCATCATATTTCAAGTGATTTTTCTCCGATTCGAAAGGAAATGGAAATCAAATCCATCCTCCAATCCGACCGACCAGACGGGGTCTTCGTCTCTGGGGACCTCACAGCTATGCTGGTCTGGAACATCGCCCAACAGCTGGGACTCTCCATTCCACAAGATTTAAAATTGATTGGCTACGATGGAACATTTTTCGTTGAAACCCATTACCCCCAATTAACGACTATCCGACAACCGCTCAAGGAAATCGCTGGTTTATTAGTCGATCTCCTGATTCAAAAAATCGATGGGAAAGAACTCAAACAATCGGATTATTCACTTCCGATTAGTTTCTTGGCAGGCAAGAGCCTGTAA